The following is a genomic window from Chryseobacterium sp. StRB126.
TATATCCCCGATTCTTACATTCTGTCTTAAAATTTTACTTGAATATGCCTGAGCAATACCATTCTTTGTTGTTCCTATGGTTGTATACGCTGGACTTTCTTCCATGAAAATATCCAAAAGTTTATAAGTAGGCAATACAAAATGAGCCTTTTTAGAAATAATCAGATTCTTCTCCGGCTGAAGAGTTTCATCAAACTTTTTTAAATTCAGAATTTCATTTTTAAAACTTATCGGATCAAGAACAGTTCCTGTCCCAATAACATTCTGAACCCCTTGCATAAAAATTCCCGAAGGAATCATTTTAAGGGTGATTCTCTTCCCGTTTCTTTCAATGCTATGCCCAGCATTCGAGCCACCGTTGAAACGGGCTGCAATATCATAATTTTCACTGATAAGATCAATAAACTTTCCTTTTCCCTCATCTCCCCACTGAAGTCCTAATACAATATCCATATAATTATTTTTCATAGGACAAAGCTATGGCAGTTTGAAAAAGAGACCATTGCCATTTGACAAAAACGTATTTGTGTGAATGTAGAGGAGAATTACTTACAAGTATGAGGCGAGAGTTTGTTTTAATATGAGACGTATTGACTAGGTTTTGGCTAAAGCCAATGGAAGGCTTTTAAAATGATAGAACGGGCTAAAGCTCGTTCCTATTGAATATTTACAATTTGTAGATAATTTATTTTGTTGGAGCTGCATTACTCATTACTCATTACTCATTAATATTCCTCCTGATTCTGCTTAGCGATGAAGGCGTCACACCAAGGTAAGAAGCCAGCATAGACTGTGGAACTCTATTAGCAAGCCCCGGATAATGGTTGAGAAAGTGAATATATCTGGATTTTGCATCCTGATTGAGCATAATGCTTGCCACTTTAAGCTTATTTTCAGCCACAAACCCATGAATTCTGGCAAATAAAACAGGCCAGATCGTAATTTTTTTCTCTAATACTTTAAAATGACTGAGATCAATAACAAGTAAAACAGCATCTGTAATGGCTTCTATGTATTCATGGGCAGGAAGTTGATCTGTAAACCCCTGGAAATCGCCAATAAAACGACCTTCATAGATAAAATAACGGGTAAAATCATCTCCTTCCTTGTTATAATACAAAGAACGAAATACTCCTTTCTTTACAAAAGCTATTTTCTGGCTTACTTTTCCTGCTTCTACAAAAATTTCACCTTTCTTCACAGAAATTTCCTGGATACCTTCTGCAATCAGAAGTTCATCCTGTGCATTCAGCAATCCAAATTTTTTGATGTAATTAAAAAGTTCTTCCATATTATTTTATCCGCAGATTGTGGAAAGATAAAGGTATAAAAGTAGAATGTAAAAACAATTGCCATTTGGTAAAAAACAAATTGACAGCTCATAATAACCTGAAAAAACAGCTTGAAACCTTTTTAGGAAAGGAGATTTGTATGGTAAAGACATTGAAGTAAAGAATAGAATATTGATTAATTTCTATACTTTTACTCTCAAAACTTTAACTAATGAATGAATCTATTAAACTGGAAGTTCCTTTTGATGAAAATAGGGAACGAGAACATCAAAAATTTTTCTTTCACTACACATGGAAACAAGGATTTACAGAACTTAAAAAAGCAATATTTTATGCTATCTTATTTCTGTCACTTGGATTTTCCTCTTTAAATTTTATTCAGAACAATCCTGCTTCTACTATCTTTAGATATGCGGGAGTTATTTTTCTTGGTTACATTTTCTTACTTCTTTATCAGTATTTCACACGTAAAAAGAAGTTCTATGAATCCATGGAAGAGCAGATCAATGATTTTAAACAAAAAAATGAGAATGCCAGTTTTATAATTCTTGATAAAGATAATATTACTATCGAGAATTCATTGAGTACAATAGGCAGTGTATGGAGTAAAACCAGCTATAAATTCGTTGATCAATACCTTATTCTGAGTATTATTAACAGCAACCTCAATTTTGTTTTTTCTGAAAGTGATTTTAAGGAAAGAGATTATAAAACTTTCACAAGTTTCCTTGAACAATACTCAAAGCAAGAAAAATAAAGAATAATATCTTATAAAAAACTCCTGCATTGAAGTAATACAGGAGTTTTTTTATAATTTTAAATCTTGGCAGATAACTATTTATTGTAAACATGTATATCTCTCTGTGGAAAAGGGATTCCGATTCCGGCCTGATCTAAGGCTTCTTTACAATCAATGATAAGATCTTCATTCATTTTCCAGAAGTTTTCTGTAGTAGCACTCACTCTCACTGATAAATTAATTGCACTATCACCAAGTGCTGTTACCACTACCTGGGGTGCCGGCTCAGAAAGAGCATATTGATTCTTTTGAATTACTCTCATCAGAACTTCTTTTGTCTGTTTAAGGTCAGCATCATAAGCAACTCCGATATCCAATGATGTTCTTCTTGTTCCTAACTGTGTAAAGTTGGTAATGCTATTATTGGAAACCACCCCGTTAGGAATAATGATTAATTGATTCTGTGGAGTAATTAGTTTTGTGTGGAAAATATCAATGGCCTCTACTGTTCCGGAAACTCCGGAATTGGTAGAAATAAAATCTCCTATTTTAAATGGTTTTAATAACAGAATCAGAATTCCACCTGCAAAGTTTGTCAGAGAACCCTGCAAAGCCAAACCTACAGCTAAACCTGCAGCACCAATCATCGCCACAAAGGCTGAGGTTTGTACTCCTAATTGAGTAACCACTACTATGAAGAGAAGAATATTAAGTCCCCAATTGATAATATTTAGAAGGAAGTGCTGTAAAGAAGCTTCCATATTACGTTTTCTGAAACCTTTTGCAACAAGTTTCTTAATCATTCTTATCATCCATGACCCGATCAGATAAATCAATAATGCAGAAATAACTGCAGTAAAGATTCTCGGAGCCCATGAAATAGCTGAAGTTATTAAGGTATCCCAATGTTTTTGAATGCTGTTCAATTGTAAATCGTCCATTTTTATACTGCTTATTTTTATATATCATTACAGATATTCTTCCCTGTAATGCAAAATTTTAAAATGAATCTGAATAGAAAGCATATTTTTTTTCAAAAAAGATCAACCTTAACTCTTTGGAAGTTAAAATCAATGATTA
Proteins encoded in this region:
- a CDS encoding mechanosensitive ion channel family protein produces the protein MDDLQLNSIQKHWDTLITSAISWAPRIFTAVISALLIYLIGSWMIRMIKKLVAKGFRKRNMEASLQHFLLNIINWGLNILLFIVVVTQLGVQTSAFVAMIGAAGLAVGLALQGSLTNFAGGILILLLKPFKIGDFISTNSGVSGTVEAIDIFHTKLITPQNQLIIIPNGVVSNNSITNFTQLGTRRTSLDIGVAYDADLKQTKEVLMRVIQKNQYALSEPAPQVVVTALGDSAINLSVRVSATTENFWKMNEDLIIDCKEALDQAGIGIPFPQRDIHVYNK
- a CDS encoding Crp/Fnr family transcriptional regulator; protein product: MEELFNYIKKFGLLNAQDELLIAEGIQEISVKKGEIFVEAGKVSQKIAFVKKGVFRSLYYNKEGDDFTRYFIYEGRFIGDFQGFTDQLPAHEYIEAITDAVLLVIDLSHFKVLEKKITIWPVLFARIHGFVAENKLKVASIMLNQDAKSRYIHFLNHYPGLANRVPQSMLASYLGVTPSSLSRIRRNINE